A portion of the Lysinibacillus timonensis genome contains these proteins:
- a CDS encoding MBOAT family protein, which translates to MVFSSLIFLYVFLPLVIILYFISPRFLRNTILLVASLFFYAWGEPTYVILMLISILVNYVMGIVMDRADGKSKRLTMLWITILLNFAILGYYKYAGFFIDIYSNLTGQVIEWEAVPLPIGISFYTFQAVSYIIDVYRREVGAQKSLIDLSLFITLFPQLVAGPIVRYQSVAEQIKQRVIASSDLMIGTRRFIQGLAKKVLIANPMGSVADEVFAISAGDLTTGTAWIGILAYSLQIYFDFSGYSDMAIGLARIFGFKFDENFNYPYIAQSITDFWRRWHISLSSWFRDYVYFPLGGSRVSHQWKVYRNLLVVWTLTGFWHGASWTFMAWGFYYGIIISLEKKFLLNWLSKIPRVLRHVYVLILVMIGWVFFRADNFTYSFDYIKTMFFITENATFDYHTLLYLQDYGVYFVVAIVLSFPIYIIYQKWSEAKAESSLAFAAPLRIWQMVYYMALILVITMYLVNATHNPFIYFRF; encoded by the coding sequence ATGGTTTTTAGTAGCCTTATATTTTTATATGTATTTTTACCATTAGTGATCATTTTATATTTTATTTCACCTAGGTTTTTACGTAATACGATTCTCTTAGTTGCTAGTTTGTTTTTCTATGCATGGGGTGAACCGACTTACGTTATTTTAATGCTAATTTCCATCTTGGTTAACTATGTGATGGGAATCGTGATGGATCGAGCAGATGGCAAATCGAAGCGATTAACAATGCTTTGGATTACGATTCTTTTGAACTTTGCGATTCTTGGATATTATAAATACGCGGGATTCTTTATAGATATTTATTCTAATTTAACAGGACAAGTAATAGAATGGGAAGCAGTACCATTACCAATCGGTATTTCTTTCTATACATTCCAAGCAGTAAGCTATATTATTGATGTCTATCGCCGAGAAGTTGGGGCACAAAAAAGTTTAATCGACTTGTCATTATTTATTACACTGTTCCCTCAGCTTGTTGCAGGACCTATTGTTCGTTATCAATCAGTTGCAGAGCAAATTAAACAACGAGTTATTGCAAGCTCTGATTTAATGATCGGTACTAGACGCTTTATTCAAGGTTTAGCGAAAAAAGTTTTAATTGCTAATCCTATGGGTTCAGTTGCAGATGAAGTTTTTGCTATATCAGCTGGTGATTTAACAACTGGTACAGCTTGGATTGGTATTTTAGCATATTCTTTACAGATATACTTTGACTTCTCAGGTTATAGTGATATGGCAATCGGGCTAGCTCGTATCTTTGGGTTTAAATTCGATGAAAACTTCAACTATCCATACATCGCACAATCAATTACGGATTTCTGGCGTAGATGGCATATTTCATTAAGCTCTTGGTTTAGAGATTATGTCTACTTCCCATTAGGTGGTAGTCGTGTAAGCCATCAATGGAAAGTTTATCGAAACCTATTAGTTGTTTGGACGTTGACAGGTTTTTGGCATGGGGCGAGTTGGACATTTATGGCGTGGGGCTTCTATTACGGGATTATCATTAGTTTAGAAAAGAAATTTTTATTAAACTGGCTGAGTAAAATTCCAAGAGTATTACGTCATGTTTATGTGCTAATACTTGTGATGATTGGCTGGGTGTTCTTTAGAGCGGATAACTTTACATATTCGTTCGATTATATTAAGACAATGTTCTTTATAACAGAGAATGCTACTTTTGATTATCATACATTGCTTTATTTACAAGACTATGGAGTTTACTTTGTAGTCGCTATCGTATTGTCATTCCCAATTTATATAATTTATCAAAAATGGTCAGAGGCAAAGGCGGAAAGTTCGCTTGCATTTGCAGCTCCGTTACGTATATGGCAAATGGTTTATTACATGGCGTTAATTTTAGTGATAACAATGTATTTAGTAAATGCAACACATAACCCATTCATTTACTTTAGATTTTAG
- a CDS encoding DHHW family protein has product MKILNFLLPIAFIFALAGGLVLHFIIDDRELSEMENRTLQMATDIDPSVENVLNGDVTKKVESYISDQFPLRDVWMKAYVQTQAMTGTTYINDSYYVDYGSGWIVAKPVVEPKPKEELEEFADGFADIQAGLKASGIPMSFFTFPAKATYIREPGPSFMPEDTGKVNNRVLHEILTEKGIDNAILMESISEDVDVHDMYFKTDHHWNFYGAYQGYLALMKNIGERIGEEIEPVAYDEANNSCLPNEFSGSWNKQLYMTVNSDDQVCYNYPKNFETQFKIYKGPVEEGKEIEFNSIYGFARTFASDQSVSYATGYTSDYAELNIVNENAESDKHIVIVKDSYFNAIQFHVADHFKQVTVLDLRYVEGNPADVISALSPDHVFFVYNDRNYNVVEIY; this is encoded by the coding sequence ATGAAAATACTAAATTTTTTACTACCAATTGCATTTATATTTGCCTTAGCTGGAGGATTGGTTCTTCATTTTATCATTGATGATCGTGAACTGTCGGAGATGGAGAACCGCACATTACAAATGGCTACAGACATTGACCCTTCTGTTGAAAATGTCCTAAATGGAGACGTAACGAAAAAAGTTGAAAGCTATATTTCAGACCAGTTTCCTCTTCGTGACGTATGGATGAAGGCTTATGTACAAACACAGGCGATGACAGGGACAACTTATATTAATGATTCCTATTATGTTGATTATGGGAGTGGTTGGATTGTCGCGAAACCTGTAGTAGAGCCTAAGCCAAAAGAGGAATTGGAAGAGTTTGCAGATGGATTTGCGGATATTCAGGCAGGTTTAAAAGCTTCTGGAATTCCGATGTCATTCTTCACGTTTCCTGCAAAGGCGACCTATATACGTGAGCCAGGTCCATCCTTTATGCCTGAAGATACAGGAAAAGTGAACAATCGGGTGCTTCATGAAATTCTTACTGAAAAAGGAATCGATAATGCTATTCTAATGGAATCCATTTCAGAGGATGTTGATGTGCATGATATGTACTTTAAAACAGACCACCATTGGAATTTTTACGGAGCTTATCAAGGATACTTGGCACTGATGAAAAATATCGGTGAGCGCATCGGAGAAGAGATTGAACCAGTAGCCTACGATGAAGCAAATAATAGTTGTTTGCCAAATGAATTTTCCGGTTCATGGAATAAACAATTATACATGACTGTAAATAGTGATGACCAAGTTTGCTACAACTATCCAAAAAACTTTGAAACACAATTTAAGATATACAAAGGCCCTGTCGAAGAAGGCAAGGAAATTGAATTTAATAGTATTTACGGATTTGCGAGAACTTTTGCATCAGACCAATCAGTATCGTACGCCACAGGCTATACATCTGACTATGCAGAACTAAACATTGTTAATGAAAATGCGGAATCAGATAAACATATCGTTATCGTGAAAGATTCATATTTCAATGCAATCCAATTCCATGTTGCGGATCACTTCAAACAAGTAACGGTTCTGGACTTACGTTATGTGGAAGGAAATCCAGCCGATGTAATTTCCGCATTGAGCCCAGATCACGTGTTCTTTGTTTACAATGATCGGAATTATAATGTGGTGGAGATATATTAA